In a genomic window of Allomeiothermus silvanus DSM 9946:
- the hemE gene encoding uroporphyrinogen decarboxylase, whose protein sequence is MMAVPPAPDNPLTETPLFLRAAWGEDTSRAPIWVMRQAGRYLPEYLAVKARASFWEMVRTPELAAEVTLQPLRRFPLDAAILFSDIMTPLQAMGVRIEFNPGPLIAEPIRSLRHIEALRVPEPEEIAPFGEEAIRLVRRELEGKNIPLIGFGGAPLTLATYLIQGSGSKEYEAFRAFLRQEPAAAHTLLEKLTEVSIRYLQGQLRAGAQAIQLFDSWAGLLDEATYRAFALPYTTRVLEALAGWGAPRIYLAVGASHLYPVIAELPLEVVSVDWRLGLERIRPYFPQRTLQGNLDPAVLLAPPEVIAQEAHRVLRAGLGGPHIFNLGHGILRQTPPEHLAHLIETVHAFDRTPEQI, encoded by the coding sequence ATGATGGCGGTTCCCCCTGCACCGGACAACCCGCTTACCGAAACCCCCTTGTTCCTTCGCGCGGCGTGGGGCGAGGACACCTCCAGGGCCCCCATCTGGGTGATGCGCCAGGCCGGGCGCTACTTACCTGAGTACCTGGCGGTTAAAGCCCGAGCCAGCTTTTGGGAGATGGTACGTACCCCTGAGCTGGCTGCCGAGGTGACCCTGCAACCCCTGCGGCGCTTCCCGCTGGATGCAGCTATTCTCTTCAGCGACATCATGACCCCTTTGCAGGCGATGGGGGTGCGGATCGAGTTCAACCCGGGCCCCCTCATCGCCGAGCCCATCCGCTCGCTGCGGCACATCGAAGCCTTGCGGGTCCCCGAACCCGAGGAGATCGCCCCTTTTGGAGAAGAGGCCATCCGGCTAGTGCGGCGCGAACTCGAGGGCAAAAACATCCCCCTGATCGGCTTCGGGGGGGCTCCGCTGACGCTGGCGACGTACCTGATCCAAGGTTCAGGCTCCAAGGAGTACGAAGCGTTCCGGGCTTTTTTACGTCAGGAACCTGCCGCGGCCCATACCCTGTTGGAGAAACTCACCGAGGTCTCAATCCGTTATCTGCAAGGCCAGCTTCGGGCTGGAGCCCAGGCCATCCAGCTTTTCGACTCCTGGGCCGGGCTACTGGACGAAGCCACCTACCGCGCGTTCGCTCTGCCTTATACCACCCGGGTGCTCGAGGCCCTAGCAGGATGGGGAGCACCCCGCATCTACCTGGCGGTGGGGGCTTCGCACCTGTACCCGGTGATCGCCGAACTCCCTCTCGAGGTGGTGAGTGTGGACTGGCGGCTAGGCCTGGAACGCATCCGCCCCTACTTCCCCCAGCGCACCCTGCAAGGCAACCTCGATCCGGCGGTGCTGCTGGCTCCCCCGGAGGTCATTGCCCAGGAAGCCCACCGGGTGCTGCGGGCTGGGCTCGGTGGGCCGCATATCTTCAACCTGGGGCACGGCATCCTGCGCCAAACCCCCCCTGAGCACCTGGCCCACTTGATCGAAACCGTGCACGCATTTGACCGGACACCCGAACAAATCTAG
- a CDS encoding ABC transporter permease has protein sequence MRFIWFLALRHLRYRRTQSLITLLGVAVGIMVLTTALSLTNGFTQGLIDATLRGVPHIFLQAFDPQNAPPPKANPQVVAQTPYLVTKALLTRRATSGQRAGVDVATLWGLGEGAQRVYPRLDLSRLRPGSIILGSDLARQLGAFPGDRLFVLSVSQKRISLEVVGTFHTGNALLDAENAFATLEDVQNLTDQPGTLTGYQVLLKDPEQAPQVARELSGTHYFAQTWQSLNRTLIEQLALQKRVIGIVVFLIVVVAALGMANVLVLAVVEKTPDIALLRVMGARGVQVAGVFALEGLILGTAGVILGNLLGYGLSTYFALNPVRIPGELYFISGLPAQLRLGDFVWVSLMSLGVVLLASLLPLLRALRVKPGEVLR, from the coding sequence ATGCGCTTCATCTGGTTCTTGGCCCTGCGCCACCTGCGCTACCGCCGCACGCAAAGCCTTATCACCCTTTTGGGCGTGGCGGTGGGCATTATGGTGCTCACCACCGCCCTCTCGCTTACCAACGGTTTCACCCAAGGGCTGATCGACGCCACCTTGCGCGGGGTGCCGCATATCTTCTTGCAAGCCTTCGACCCCCAGAACGCCCCGCCTCCCAAGGCTAACCCCCAGGTAGTAGCCCAGACCCCCTACCTGGTCACCAAGGCGCTGCTCACCCGCCGGGCTACCTCGGGACAGCGGGCGGGGGTGGATGTGGCTACCTTGTGGGGCTTGGGAGAAGGGGCCCAGCGGGTATATCCCCGCCTTGACCTCTCCCGCTTGCGACCCGGGAGCATCATCCTAGGCTCCGATCTGGCCCGGCAGTTGGGCGCTTTCCCGGGGGATCGGCTCTTCGTGCTCTCGGTGAGTCAGAAGCGAATCTCACTCGAGGTAGTCGGAACTTTCCATACCGGCAACGCCTTGCTCGACGCCGAAAACGCCTTCGCCACGCTCGAGGATGTGCAAAACCTCACCGACCAGCCCGGGACCCTCACCGGCTACCAGGTTCTGCTCAAAGACCCCGAGCAAGCCCCCCAGGTGGCCCGAGAACTCTCCGGCACGCATTATTTCGCCCAGACCTGGCAAAGCCTCAACCGCACCCTCATCGAGCAGCTGGCCCTGCAAAAACGGGTGATCGGGATCGTGGTGTTCTTGATCGTGGTGGTGGCGGCCTTAGGTATGGCTAACGTGCTGGTGCTGGCGGTGGTGGAGAAAACCCCGGACATTGCCCTTTTGCGGGTGATGGGAGCTAGGGGGGTGCAGGTGGCCGGGGTGTTTGCGCTCGAGGGGCTGATCCTCGGCACGGCTGGGGTCATCTTGGGAAACCTGCTGGGTTATGGGCTGTCGACCTACTTCGCCCTCAACCCGGTGCGCATCCCCGGCGAGCTGTACTTCATCAGCGGTCTGCCCGCGCAACTTCGCTTGGGCGACTTCGTTTGGGTTTCGCTGATGAGCCTGGGGGTGGTGCTGCTGGCCTCGCTTTTGCCGCTTTTGCGGGCGCTCAGGGTCAAGCCGGGTGAGGTACTGCGCTAG
- the hemH gene encoding ferrochelatase, translating to MNVLFMAYGTPYQRSETLPYYTDIRRGRPPTQELLEELEERYRRIGRSPLNEITYAQAVRLEAALNATLPLFPEPLAASPGPRVQGPARVYLGTKHWHPFIAEAVKAMAQDGVKQAVGIVAAPHFSGRSIAEYQEKVTQALAELGDPFEIRFVEEYYDHPGYIRAVATRVVEQLWRLVEPQKALFLFTAHSIPERAAQDGRYPGQIRATAALVAQTLGLLHWDTAWQSAGRTPEPWIGPDINQKLEEAQAAGYREVVVTAVGFPSDHLEVYYDLDYEAQNTAQKLGIRLLRTRSLNADADYIEVLRDIVARKWREFEP from the coding sequence ATGAACGTACTTTTCATGGCCTACGGCACCCCTTACCAACGCAGCGAAACCCTGCCTTACTACACCGATATCCGCCGGGGCCGCCCACCTACCCAGGAACTCCTGGAGGAACTCGAGGAGCGCTACCGCCGCATCGGGCGCAGCCCCCTCAACGAGATCACCTACGCCCAAGCGGTGCGGCTCGAGGCCGCCTTAAACGCCACCCTGCCGCTTTTCCCCGAGCCCCTCGCCGCCTCGCCCGGCCCCCGGGTGCAAGGACCGGCACGGGTGTACTTGGGCACCAAGCACTGGCACCCCTTCATCGCCGAGGCGGTGAAGGCGATGGCCCAGGACGGGGTGAAGCAGGCGGTGGGGATCGTCGCCGCGCCGCACTTCTCGGGCCGCAGCATCGCCGAGTACCAGGAAAAAGTCACGCAGGCCCTAGCCGAGCTAGGGGACCCCTTCGAGATCCGCTTTGTGGAGGAGTACTATGACCACCCCGGCTACATCCGGGCTGTCGCCACGCGGGTGGTAGAACAGCTCTGGCGGCTCGTCGAGCCCCAAAAAGCCCTGTTCCTCTTCACCGCCCACTCTATCCCTGAGCGAGCGGCTCAGGATGGACGCTACCCGGGGCAGATCCGGGCTACGGCGGCGCTCGTCGCCCAAACCCTGGGCCTACTGCACTGGGACACCGCCTGGCAATCGGCAGGGCGCACACCCGAGCCTTGGATCGGGCCGGACATCAACCAAAAGCTCGAGGAGGCCCAAGCCGCGGGCTACCGCGAGGTGGTGGTGACGGCGGTGGGCTTCCCCAGCGATCACCTCGAGGTCTACTACGACCTCGACTACGAGGCGCAGAACACCGCGCAAAAGCTGGGGATTCGCCTTTTGCGTACCCGCAGCCTCAACGCCGATGCGGATTACATCGAGGTGCTGCGCGATATCGTGGCGCGCAAGTGGAGGGAATTCGAGCCATGA
- a CDS encoding sensor histidine kinase: MSKVALRSKHAFEDHRKPRKWVFPSFSPLSWRWVWVAFGLVVVFLIAQVTWWMIFQRQLIQQSIDYAETTWLQEAALVQQLWLASNPTEREALAQELRQGFPQLRVEGERVLVDPEQLAAYRNAQLRHLRMLAFEGPFFLLVALLGLYIIGMALRREQELKRRQQNFLMAVTHEFRTPISTVRLLAETLERRELPREKQLGYLAHMEQELSRLEALSERLLATARLEQSRTRLTPQGFALATATRLDLGQVVTELLQRQRGGLEARGAVLRLELPEGELPVELDPEAFGIALSNLLDNAIKYTPGEKKLIRLRLERQGSEALLHVEDQGSGVAPEDLPYIFDPFYRSGSELTRETPGLGIGLYLVKTIMELLGGKITCTPLEQGTRFTLSLPLSAERANLVPEGTNRGVA, translated from the coding sequence TTGAGCAAAGTTGCTTTGCGCAGCAAACACGCCTTTGAGGATCACCGGAAGCCACGCAAATGGGTTTTCCCTTCTTTTTCCCCCCTTTCCTGGCGCTGGGTGTGGGTGGCCTTCGGCTTGGTGGTGGTGTTTCTCATCGCCCAGGTGACCTGGTGGATGATCTTCCAGCGCCAGCTGATCCAGCAGAGCATCGATTACGCCGAGACCACCTGGCTGCAAGAGGCCGCGCTGGTGCAACAGCTGTGGCTGGCCTCGAACCCCACCGAGCGGGAGGCGCTGGCCCAGGAGTTGCGCCAAGGATTCCCCCAACTGCGGGTGGAGGGCGAGCGGGTCTTGGTGGACCCTGAGCAGCTGGCTGCCTACCGCAACGCCCAACTGCGCCACCTGCGCATGCTGGCTTTCGAGGGCCCCTTTTTCTTGTTGGTGGCGCTCTTGGGCCTGTACATCATCGGTATGGCCTTGCGCCGCGAACAGGAGTTGAAGCGACGGCAGCAGAACTTTTTGATGGCCGTCACCCATGAGTTTCGCACCCCTATCAGCACCGTGCGCCTTTTGGCGGAGACCCTCGAGCGGCGCGAGCTGCCGCGCGAGAAGCAGCTAGGCTACCTGGCCCACATGGAGCAAGAACTCTCCCGACTGGAAGCCCTTTCTGAGCGGCTTTTGGCGACTGCGCGCCTCGAGCAAAGCCGCACCCGGCTTACCCCCCAAGGGTTCGCCCTGGCCACGGCCACCCGGCTAGACCTGGGCCAGGTGGTAACCGAACTCCTGCAGCGCCAGCGGGGCGGCCTGGAGGCGCGCGGGGCGGTGCTTCGCCTCGAGCTTCCGGAGGGAGAACTCCCGGTCGAACTGGATCCGGAAGCCTTCGGCATCGCTCTTTCCAACCTGCTCGACAACGCCATCAAATACACCCCTGGGGAGAAAAAGCTCATCCGGCTGCGGCTCGAGCGCCAGGGCAGCGAAGCCCTGCTTCACGTCGAGGACCAGGGGTCGGGCGTGGCCCCCGAGGACCTGCCCTACATCTTTGACCCCTTTTACCGCTCGGGGAGCGAGCTGACCCGCGAGACCCCGGGCTTGGGCATCGGGCTGTATCTGGTCAAAACGATCATGGAACTGTTGGGAGGAAAGATAACGTGCACACCGCTAGAACAAGGGACCCGTTTCACCCTGAGCCTACCGCTTTCGGCGGAGCGAGCCAACCTCGTGCCCGAGGGCACCAACCGGGGGGTTGCATGA
- a CDS encoding response regulator transcription factor: protein MRRRVLIVEDERVLAEVLADNLREEGLEVAVARDGESALQLWQSSQPDLVILDVMLPRLSGLDVCRRMRTAGDRTPVLFLSAKGQPEERVEGLRVGGDDYMGKPFHLPELLLRVQNMLSRLEWGQEAYFRRAERGVEVAPAGLSFGGHQVDFRTWNATLADGRVEPLGEREIGILRLLAERAGEVVSRDEILDRVWGGDIFPSSRTVDNFIVRLRKLFEPDPAHPIYLHTVWGVGYRFTPEGTGLQFPDKPAQESA from the coding sequence ATGAGGCGCCGGGTGCTGATCGTCGAGGATGAGCGGGTGCTAGCCGAGGTACTGGCCGACAACCTGCGCGAGGAGGGGCTCGAGGTGGCCGTCGCCCGCGATGGCGAGAGCGCTTTGCAGCTGTGGCAAAGCTCCCAGCCGGACTTGGTGATCTTGGACGTGATGCTCCCGCGCCTTTCAGGGCTCGACGTATGCCGCCGTATGCGCACAGCGGGTGACCGCACCCCGGTGCTTTTCTTGAGCGCCAAGGGCCAGCCAGAGGAACGGGTGGAGGGGCTGCGGGTAGGCGGCGACGACTATATGGGCAAGCCTTTTCACCTTCCCGAGTTGCTGCTGCGGGTGCAGAACATGCTGTCCAGGTTGGAGTGGGGACAGGAGGCGTATTTTCGCCGAGCCGAGCGAGGGGTGGAGGTGGCCCCGGCGGGGCTCAGTTTCGGCGGGCACCAGGTGGACTTCCGCACCTGGAACGCGACGCTGGCCGATGGCCGGGTCGAGCCCTTGGGCGAGCGCGAAATCGGTATCCTCAGGCTGCTCGCCGAGCGGGCCGGGGAGGTGGTGAGCCGCGATGAGATCCTCGATCGGGTATGGGGGGGAGACATCTTTCCCAGCAGCCGCACCGTGGATAACTTCATCGTGCGCTTGCGCAAGCTTTTTGAACCTGACCCGGCCCACCCGATCTATCTGCACACCGTCTGGGGGGTGGGCTATCGCTTCACCCCTGAGGGCACTGGCCTCCAATTCCCGGACAAACCCGCCCAGGAGTCGGCATGA
- a CDS encoding chlorite dismutase family protein, with protein sequence MAQPHETEKREYQEKPTRRTVDMDPAGLISRKAPDQAKRQFLNYSFYKLLPEFRRLPRSEIAEAKAEFAGVLERWAGRGEGFILRTYSLVGTRADVDFMLWRVSFDVRDFQAMQAELNRTRLAGYLTQPYSFLSMQKRSIYVDRFNPEGEGVHLSPGQGSYLFVYPFVKTRAWYNLSPQARQGMMDEHIYVSAPFTGVTLNTSYSYGIDDQEFVVAFDSNYPQEFVDLVQRLRFTEASLYTLRDTPMFTCVKKPIHEMLDDLA encoded by the coding sequence ATGGCACAACCCCACGAAACGGAAAAGCGCGAATACCAAGAAAAGCCCACCCGCCGCACGGTGGACATGGACCCCGCCGGGCTCATCAGCCGCAAGGCACCCGACCAAGCCAAGCGGCAATTCCTGAACTATAGCTTCTACAAGCTCTTGCCGGAGTTCCGCCGATTGCCGCGCAGCGAGATTGCCGAGGCCAAAGCCGAGTTTGCCGGGGTACTCGAGCGCTGGGCGGGTCGGGGCGAGGGTTTCATCCTGCGCACCTACAGCCTGGTGGGAACCCGCGCCGACGTGGACTTCATGCTCTGGCGCGTCAGCTTCGACGTGCGGGATTTCCAGGCCATGCAGGCCGAACTCAACCGCACCCGCCTGGCCGGTTACCTGACCCAGCCTTATAGCTTCCTCTCCATGCAGAAGCGCTCCATCTACGTAGACCGCTTCAACCCCGAGGGCGAGGGCGTGCACCTGAGCCCCGGTCAGGGCAGCTACCTCTTCGTGTACCCGTTCGTGAAAACCCGGGCCTGGTACAACCTCTCCCCCCAAGCCCGCCAGGGCATGATGGACGAGCACATCTACGTCTCGGCTCCTTTCACCGGGGTCACGCTCAACACCTCGTACTCGTACGGGATTGACGATCAGGAATTCGTGGTGGCTTTCGACTCCAACTACCCCCAGGAGTTCGTGGACTTAGTGCAGCGCCTGCGCTTCACCGAGGCCAGCCTCTACACCCTGCGCGACACCCCGATGTTCACCTGTGTGAAAAAGCCCATCCACGAGATGTTGGATGATCTGGCGTAA
- a CDS encoding 3D domain-containing protein yields MVRRLIAVRFFWWVLALVIVNTGLAQAPRTYILTATAYTSSVRETDRTPHITATGARTRIGIVAVSRDLLRTLPYGSKVRLEDLGTVRGGRGQFNYLFRDTVFVVEDTMNPRKRNHIDVWLPDRSTAFRFGVRNVRVTVLQVGR; encoded by the coding sequence ATGGTACGACGATTGATCGCCGTACGTTTTTTTTGGTGGGTATTGGCGCTGGTGATTGTAAACACGGGATTGGCCCAGGCTCCCCGAACTTACATCCTTACCGCTACCGCTTACACCTCGAGCGTACGAGAAACCGACCGCACCCCCCACATCACCGCTACCGGAGCCCGGACCAGGATCGGCATCGTCGCGGTGAGCCGCGACTTGCTACGCACCTTGCCGTATGGCTCAAAAGTGAGGCTTGAAGACTTGGGCACCGTCCGGGGAGGGAGGGGACAGTTCAACTACCTCTTCCGGGATACCGTCTTCGTGGTAGAAGACACCATGAACCCGCGCAAGCGCAACCACATTGACGTATGGTTGCCCGATCGCAGCACCGCCTTCCGCTTTGGGGTGCGCAACGTGCGGGTGACCGTGCTCCAAGTAGGCCGATAA
- the hemC gene encoding hydroxymethylbilane synthase: MSRVRIATRGSRLARWQAEWVAAQLQDQGIASTLVIVETQGDRERVAFSQMQGQGFFTKAVQDAVREGRADLAVHSLKDLPSAPTPGLVLAAIPIREDPREALLVLPSAWDAQAPALPLAPGARVGSSAVRRQAQLAQLRPDLKLLELRGNVPTRVEKLQSGGYEAILLAWAGLKRLGLDLGGLAVRLLEPREFVPAPGQGALALECREEDTQLRGVLQGLDDPTARLTVGIERGLMARLQGGCQLALGASAQRVQGGWQLLAWYGGRRYEALGAEPQDVIEGIYAQILADHPEAIGAMGEVRR; this comes from the coding sequence GTAGCCGCCTGGCCCGGTGGCAGGCCGAATGGGTAGCTGCCCAACTGCAAGACCAGGGGATTGCCAGCACGCTGGTCATCGTCGAAACCCAAGGCGACCGTGAGCGGGTGGCGTTCTCTCAAATGCAGGGCCAGGGGTTTTTCACCAAAGCGGTACAGGATGCGGTGCGCGAAGGGCGAGCGGACCTCGCCGTGCACTCGCTCAAGGATCTGCCCTCCGCCCCTACCCCAGGGCTGGTGCTGGCGGCTATACCCATCCGGGAAGACCCCCGCGAGGCGCTATTGGTGCTCCCCTCGGCTTGGGACGCCCAAGCCCCGGCACTGCCGCTGGCTCCGGGAGCGCGGGTGGGCTCGAGCGCGGTGCGCCGCCAGGCCCAACTGGCCCAGCTCCGGCCTGACCTAAAGCTGCTGGAGCTGCGCGGCAACGTCCCTACCCGGGTGGAGAAGCTCCAAAGCGGCGGTTACGAGGCGATCCTGCTGGCCTGGGCGGGTCTGAAGCGGCTGGGGCTGGATCTGGGGGGGCTCGCGGTACGGCTTCTAGAGCCCCGAGAGTTTGTGCCCGCGCCGGGGCAGGGGGCATTGGCCCTCGAGTGCCGCGAAGAAGACACCCAGCTACGAGGGGTCCTGCAGGGACTGGATGACCCTACCGCCCGCCTCACCGTGGGGATCGAGCGCGGCCTGATGGCCCGGCTCCAGGGGGGCTGTCAGCTGGCCCTCGGCGCGAGCGCTCAGAGGGTGCAAGGAGGCTGGCAGCTCCTGGCCTGGTACGGCGGCAGGCGGTACGAAGCGCTCGGCGCCGAACCCCAGGATGTGATCGAGGGCATCTACGCCCAGATTCTGGCCGATCACCCGGAGGCCATAGGCGCGATGGGGGAGGTGCGGCGGTGA
- a CDS encoding uroporphyrinogen-III synthase, whose translation MTVALTHAEGRLEGLRERLETQGYRVVHYPLIATQTLQGVSLEPLEACCWWLFSSQAAVRAVVELGGRFAGHRLGAVGEGTAKALRDLGLEVELVSPEGHAESLARAFIAWQAPGPVGLPRGNRALPTLADLLEGAGYEVHALTVYKTLTQPWPPDAPIPDLTVLASPSAVEALPVEVARQTHCIALGPSTAQSLRACGLSYSQAQSPTVEGVIAAIEHATQALPRSAVPGLHG comes from the coding sequence GTGACGGTCGCCCTAACCCACGCCGAAGGACGCCTGGAAGGGTTAAGGGAACGCCTTGAAACGCAGGGGTATAGGGTGGTGCACTACCCGCTGATAGCTACCCAGACCCTGCAGGGGGTAAGCCTGGAGCCGCTCGAGGCCTGCTGCTGGTGGCTCTTCTCGAGCCAGGCGGCGGTTCGGGCGGTGGTGGAGCTAGGGGGAAGGTTCGCGGGGCACCGCCTCGGAGCGGTAGGGGAAGGCACCGCCAAGGCCTTGCGGGATCTGGGCCTCGAGGTCGAGTTGGTGAGCCCGGAGGGCCACGCTGAATCCCTGGCCCGTGCTTTCATCGCCTGGCAAGCCCCGGGGCCGGTAGGGCTCCCGCGCGGGAACCGGGCGCTACCGACCCTGGCCGATCTGCTGGAGGGGGCTGGGTACGAAGTGCACGCTCTGACGGTATACAAAACCCTCACCCAGCCCTGGCCCCCGGATGCGCCAATCCCCGATCTCACCGTGCTGGCAAGCCCTTCGGCGGTGGAAGCTTTGCCGGTGGAGGTAGCCCGGCAGACCCACTGCATCGCCCTGGGGCCGAGCACCGCGCAAAGCTTGCGGGCCTGCGGCCTCAGCTATAGCCAAGCCCAAAGCCCCACCGTAGAAGGGGTGATCGCGGCCATCGAACACGCTACCCAGGCCCTACCCCGCTCTGCCGTCCCCGGTTTGCACGGCTAA
- the hemG gene encoding protoporphyrinogen oxidase — protein sequence MSRLVVIGGGMAGLSAAYAAHKANPALTITLLEAGPRLGGKVLTHAEDGFLLEGGPDAVVRYKPWALELMRELGLEGELVGTLPARPSALIHDGKRALPIPAGLQMVVPGDLWALAKTPLLSPFGKARALLDLLLPGKEEDEAFGEFIRRRLGNQVWERLAAPLSGGIYGGDPAELSTLAAFPQLKELERTHSSLIRGALEQRKKRGTREAGGLFASLRGGLGTWVEAITRGLEGVQVYPHTPVTGLERRPESWRVYTSQGYQEAEAVVLAVPAGTAARLLEPLYPTAARALGEIPYGDSATVSLAFPAEKIPPRVGHGMLMAAGQGFHVRGFTWTDQKWAGRAPQGYALVRAYFSGISAREAELIQMALADLERLWGQVPPPERSWVFRWPQGLPRYTVGHLERVKTATEAERLAGLFLAGAAYQGVGLPEVVRLGSAKALQAVAFLSRGAPSAVPHPA from the coding sequence ATGAGCCGGCTGGTCGTCATCGGCGGCGGCATGGCCGGTTTATCCGCCGCCTACGCCGCCCACAAAGCCAACCCTGCCCTCACCATCACCCTCCTCGAGGCCGGCCCCCGGCTGGGCGGCAAGGTGCTGACCCACGCCGAGGACGGATTTTTGCTGGAAGGTGGCCCCGACGCGGTGGTGCGGTACAAACCCTGGGCGCTGGAACTGATGCGGGAGTTGGGGCTCGAGGGAGAGCTGGTGGGGACCCTCCCGGCCAGGCCCTCGGCCCTGATCCACGACGGGAAACGGGCTTTGCCGATCCCTGCGGGGTTGCAGATGGTGGTTCCCGGCGACCTCTGGGCGCTGGCGAAAACCCCGTTGCTCTCCCCCTTCGGCAAGGCTCGAGCCCTCCTCGATCTGCTGTTGCCTGGCAAGGAAGAGGACGAAGCCTTCGGAGAGTTTATCCGGCGCCGCTTGGGCAACCAGGTGTGGGAGCGCTTGGCGGCCCCGTTATCGGGCGGGATCTACGGAGGTGACCCCGCTGAACTCTCCACCCTAGCGGCCTTCCCCCAGCTTAAAGAACTCGAGCGCACCCATAGTAGCCTGATCCGAGGTGCCCTTGAGCAGCGAAAAAAGCGGGGCACCCGCGAAGCCGGGGGGCTTTTCGCCTCGTTGCGCGGGGGATTGGGCACGTGGGTGGAGGCCATCACCAGGGGGCTCGAGGGGGTGCAGGTGTACCCCCATACCCCCGTGACTGGCCTCGAGCGCCGACCCGAGAGCTGGCGCGTCTATACCTCCCAGGGCTACCAGGAAGCCGAGGCGGTGGTCTTAGCGGTCCCGGCCGGTACGGCAGCACGGCTGCTAGAACCCCTTTACCCCACAGCGGCGCGGGCCTTGGGAGAGATCCCCTACGGCGACTCGGCTACAGTCTCGCTAGCCTTCCCCGCCGAGAAGATACCCCCCCGGGTGGGCCACGGGATGCTGATGGCGGCAGGGCAGGGCTTCCATGTGCGGGGCTTTACCTGGACCGACCAGAAGTGGGCTGGTCGGGCCCCTCAGGGCTACGCGTTGGTGCGGGCCTATTTCTCCGGGATTAGCGCCCGCGAAGCCGAGCTAATCCAGATGGCCCTGGCCGATCTGGAGCGGCTGTGGGGCCAAGTCCCCCCTCCTGAGCGCAGTTGGGTTTTCCGCTGGCCCCAAGGCCTCCCGCGCTACACGGTGGGGCATTTGGAACGGGTGAAGACGGCCACGGAAGCCGAGCGGTTAGCGGGGTTGTTCCTGGCCGGGGCTGCCTACCAGGGCGTAGGCTTGCCCGAGGTGGTGCGCCTGGGCAGCGCCAAAGCCCTCCAGGCGGTGGCCTTCCTGAGCCGCGGAGCCCCTAGCGCAGTACCTCACCCGGCTTGA
- the hemB gene encoding porphobilinogen synthase has protein sequence MKTHSKEPPIASTPGPALPPLPYRPRRLRQSAALRDSVAETRLHPEDLIAPFFVIPGQGREEPVHALPGIARYSVDLLLPQLERSLKLGVRSVMLFGVLPPSEKDPLAQSAADPGGPVPTALRAARKAFGNDLVLYADVCLCTHTDHGHCGLLKETPRGVVIDNDASLVQLARMALTQAEAGVDCVAPSDMMDGRVGYLRRALDEAGHTGVGILSYAVKYASAFYGPFREAAGSAPSFGDRSTYQMDPRNAREALREARLDEEEGADLLMVKPALAYLDILARLRPTTQLPLVAYNVSGEYAMLKAAAAAGVLEEGRAVRETLTAIKRAGADLIITYHALEALERGWL, from the coding sequence ATGAAGACCCATTCCAAAGAACCACCGATCGCTTCGACCCCCGGGCCAGCTCTGCCGCCTCTACCCTATCGGCCCCGGCGGCTGCGCCAAAGCGCCGCCTTGCGCGACAGTGTGGCCGAGACCCGGCTCCACCCGGAAGATCTGATCGCGCCATTCTTCGTGATCCCAGGCCAAGGGCGCGAGGAGCCGGTTCATGCCCTACCGGGAATCGCGCGTTACAGCGTGGATTTGCTGCTACCCCAGCTCGAGCGCTCCCTCAAGCTGGGGGTGCGCTCGGTAATGCTCTTCGGGGTGCTGCCCCCGAGCGAAAAAGACCCGCTGGCCCAAAGCGCCGCCGACCCGGGCGGCCCGGTTCCTACCGCTTTGCGTGCCGCCCGAAAAGCCTTCGGCAACGACCTGGTGCTCTACGCCGATGTATGCCTTTGCACCCACACCGACCACGGGCACTGCGGGCTACTCAAGGAGACGCCTAGGGGCGTGGTGATCGACAACGACGCGAGCTTGGTCCAACTGGCCCGGATGGCGCTAACCCAGGCCGAGGCCGGGGTGGACTGCGTGGCCCCCTCGGACATGATGGACGGGCGGGTAGGCTACCTGCGCCGGGCGCTGGATGAAGCCGGGCACACCGGGGTGGGCATCCTCTCCTACGCGGTAAAGTACGCCAGCGCCTTCTACGGCCCCTTCCGCGAGGCCGCCGGGAGCGCCCCCAGCTTCGGCGACCGCAGCACCTACCAGATGGACCCCCGCAACGCCCGCGAGGCCTTGCGCGAAGCCCGGCTGGACGAGGAAGAAGGGGCCGATTTGCTGATGGTAAAGCCCGCCCTGGCTTATCTGGACATCCTAGCCCGGCTCCGGCCCACCACCCAGCTGCCACTGGTAGCCTACAACGTAAGCGGGGAGTACGCCATGCTCAAAGCAGCGGCGGCAGCAGGGGTGCTCGAGGAGGGCCGGGCCGTGCGCGAAACCCTCACCGCGATCAAACGGGCCGGAGCGGACCTCATCATCACCTACCACGCCCTAGAGGCGCTCGAGCGCGGTTGGCTGTGA